The following proteins are co-located in the Desulfonatronum thiodismutans genome:
- a CDS encoding pilus assembly PilX family protein, whose translation MITLFKKPPRIQSIEHGSVLVIALVILLVLTMMAIAGVQSTSTQERMAGNMRDKDISFQFAEAALRDAELALRDEFEIMTTEDCFFSFNDSPPDFEKDIPCLHYLFGDSFPSEPGFFIRELPPIPEPLESLESDTFNIPDPSLYRITAQSAGGSADARTILEAIFKR comes from the coding sequence ATGATAACTTTGTTTAAGAAACCCCCGAGGATTCAATCAATTGAACACGGTTCTGTTCTGGTCATAGCCCTGGTTATCCTGCTGGTTTTGACCATGATGGCTATTGCAGGCGTGCAAAGTACCTCAACCCAGGAGCGCATGGCCGGGAACATGCGGGACAAGGATATCTCGTTTCAATTTGCTGAAGCGGCACTGCGAGATGCGGAGCTTGCATTGCGAGATGAATTTGAAATTATGACCACGGAAGATTGTTTTTTTTCATTTAATGACTCACCACCAGATTTTGAAAAGGATATACCCTGTCTACATTATTTATTTGGTGACTCTTTTCCATCAGAACCCGGTTTTTTTATTCGTGAACTTCCTCCGATTCCCGAACCTTTGGAAAGCTTGGAGTCGGATACGTTCAATATTCCTGATCCGAGCTTGTACCGGATCACCGCCCAATCAGCTGGTGGGAGCGCCGACGCGAGAACTATTCTGGAAGCCATCTTTAAGAGATAA
- a CDS encoding PilW family protein, with translation MNSPNGTQSGLSIVEALVTMVILLIVMGGVYQIFESTSLTYRMQQGMARVQESGRFAMDYLLNDIRMAGFLGCFSGTPSGGFIALEEELVENKLIIRRAMDKRAAILGIEEVDQSGDFTILKIDDNGIIFSAGEALVVNNCNDVIFTTAVDDSNNGTLKVVGIDIPDNFMTNNMGEIMNLAQIEYTIDHGSTLIVEDGVEVGVRSLFRKLNYEPRQEIVEGVDAIRFRYGIDTNNDRNVDDFVDAASVTDWGQVRSVRIALLAASPEEIRRMEPDPNSSYNLLGDVIPLATDDRRRIRRVFEASIGIRNRLQ, from the coding sequence ATGAATTCACCGAATGGCACCCAATCCGGCTTGTCCATTGTCGAAGCCCTGGTGACCATGGTTATTCTATTGATCGTGATGGGTGGAGTTTATCAAATATTTGAGAGCACTTCTCTGACGTACCGAATGCAGCAGGGCATGGCCAGAGTGCAAGAGAGCGGTCGATTTGCGATGGATTATCTACTTAACGATATTCGAATGGCCGGATTTTTGGGTTGTTTCAGTGGCACACCTAGTGGTGGTTTTATTGCCTTGGAGGAAGAGCTTGTTGAGAACAAGTTGATAATTCGCAGAGCCATGGACAAGCGTGCAGCTATCCTGGGTATAGAAGAAGTCGACCAATCAGGAGATTTTACTATTTTAAAAATTGACGATAACGGAATTATTTTTTCAGCAGGAGAGGCGCTTGTTGTAAACAATTGCAATGACGTTATCTTCACGACAGCCGTCGATGACTCCAACAATGGCACTTTGAAGGTCGTTGGTATAGATATTCCTGACAATTTTATGACGAACAATATGGGTGAAATTATGAATCTCGCACAGATCGAATACACGATAGATCATGGTTCAACACTTATTGTAGAGGATGGCGTGGAGGTTGGTGTTCGGTCGCTTTTTCGGAAATTGAATTATGAACCTCGTCAAGAGATTGTCGAAGGTGTCGACGCTATCCGCTTCCGCTATGGTATTGACACGAACAATGACCGGAATGTGGATGACTTTGTGGATGCTGCCAGCGTAACGGACTGGGGACAAGTTCGTAGCGTCCGGATCGCCTTGCTGGCCGCCTCCCCGGAGGAAATCCGGAGGATGGAACCGGACCCCAACAGTAGTTATAATTTGCTTGGGGATGTGATCCCCCTTGCTACAGACGACCGGAGGCGTATACGCCGGGTTTTCGAAGCATCCATTGGCATTCGCAATCGACTACAATAG
- the pilV gene encoding type IV pilus modification protein PilV, whose product MNGLKHRLSRTHPAGFSLLEVLVGLIILAIGLLGLAGMQMLSLKQNSEAYFRSQATFQAYDILDKMRANRLLAMDGHYKIGLQEFPDNATLPDVVFDDLNSWKTFLQTRFPSPGGRGSVELTNGTIVNITIQWLETSEEITDVEDGAQWQTFTTQTEL is encoded by the coding sequence ATGAATGGTTTGAAGCATAGGCTTTCTCGCACACATCCCGCCGGTTTCTCCCTCCTGGAGGTCCTCGTCGGCCTGATTATCCTGGCCATCGGATTGCTGGGGTTGGCGGGGATGCAGATGCTTTCATTGAAGCAAAATAGCGAAGCGTATTTCAGATCCCAGGCTACGTTTCAGGCCTATGACATATTGGACAAGATGCGAGCAAATCGTTTGCTTGCCATGGATGGCCATTACAAGATTGGGCTCCAAGAATTCCCAGACAATGCGACCCTGCCCGATGTCGTTTTCGACGATCTAAATTCTTGGAAGACTTTTTTGCAGACACGATTTCCCAGTCCTGGCGGCCGTGGAAGTGTCGAGTTAACCAATGGCACTATCGTCAATATTACGATTCAATGGCTTGAGACATCCGAGGAAATTACAGATGTCGAGGATGGTGCTCAGTGGCAGACATTTACGACACAAACCGAGCTTTGA
- a CDS encoding addiction module protein, whose protein sequence is MNTALDITRLTRAEKHRVMEELWVDLSRHEAEYESPEWHGEVLRAREADISAGKDEFVPWEEAKQIRGKPITYINPTEPVAVDDWEVYK, encoded by the coding sequence ATGAATACAGCATTGGACATCACCAGACTGACCCGTGCTGAAAAACACCGGGTCATGGAAGAACTTTGGGTGGATTTATCTCGACATGAGGCCGAATATGAATCGCCAGAGTGGCATGGTGAAGTGCTTCGAGCGCGTGAAGCGGATATCTCGGCAGGTAAGGACGAGTTCGTGCCGTGGGAGGAAGCGAAACAAATTCGAGGAAAGCCGATAACATATATCAACCCGACTGAACCTGTCGCGGTAGATGACTGGGAAGTATACAAATGA
- a CDS encoding nucleotidyltransferase family protein, with translation MRLNSEQVQAINQIVHRKAGETAKVYLFGSRLDDAARGGDVDLLVETDEKVPRMDHARMKMELEQLLGLPVDVLVHARGTEASPFVELARMKGRPIGGQP, from the coding sequence ATGCGACTGAATAGCGAGCAAGTACAAGCCATCAATCAGATTGTGCATCGAAAAGCTGGCGAAACGGCTAAGGTTTATCTGTTTGGATCACGGTTGGATGACGCAGCCAGGGGTGGGGATGTGGATTTATTGGTGGAAACGGATGAAAAAGTTCCCCGAATGGACCATGCCAGGATGAAGATGGAACTGGAACAATTGCTCGGCTTGCCGGTGGATGTGCTTGTTCATGCCCGTGGCACGGAGGCATCGCCTTTTGTCGAGCTTGCGCGGATGAAGGGGCGGCCGATTGGAGGTCAGCCATGA
- a CDS encoding ATP-binding protein — protein MGALQFFNPGTLPGVLLLEDIIAGRAASNPRNKQIAGIFKEAGLIEKYGSGIVRVHLTMLQAGAPAPLFEPMAHSFKVTLFPVDNGGVSGGVSGGVNGGVNGLLSHVQGFPGQNAGEISQTLGLPRRTVEPRIKELKSEGLIEFRGAPRTGGYYVCFS, from the coding sequence ATGGGGGCACTTCAGTTCTTCAACCCGGGAACCTTGCCCGGAGTCCTCCTTCTCGAAGACATTATTGCCGGCCGGGCTGCTTCCAACCCCAGGAACAAGCAGATCGCCGGGATATTCAAGGAAGCAGGATTGATCGAGAAATACGGCTCCGGAATTGTCCGCGTTCACCTAACCATGCTCCAGGCCGGAGCCCCAGCGCCTCTCTTCGAGCCCATGGCGCACAGTTTCAAGGTTACGCTGTTTCCCGTCGACAATGGCGGAGTAAGTGGCGGAGTAAGTGGCGGAGTAAATGGCGGGGTGAATGGCCTCCTCTCCCATGTACAGGGCTTTCCGGGTCAAAACGCCGGAGAGATCAGTCAGACCCTGGGATTGCCGAGAAGGACCGTTGAGCCTCGGATCAAGGAGTTGAAAAGCGAAGGGCTGATAGAGTTTCGGGGTGCTCCGAGGACGGGCGGGTATTATGTGTGTTTTAGCTGA
- a CDS encoding ribonuclease toxin HepT-like protein — protein MKGTGEACQALAGRIEQVLLDAKRVAERAGMLLDKARQSGDQCYLDGVALNLHVFYAAVESCFEDIARTVDGALPSGKNWHQELLRQMGAELKGVRPAVISRSTRDCLDEYRAFRHLVRNVYTFNLRPERVAALAEDVLPCHGQVKKDIERFTDFLLALVENSD, from the coding sequence ATGAAAGGTACAGGCGAGGCTTGCCAGGCTTTGGCTGGTCGGATTGAGCAGGTTCTTCTGGATGCGAAGCGGGTTGCCGAGCGGGCTGGGATGTTGCTGGACAAGGCCCGCCAATCCGGGGACCAGTGTTACCTGGACGGTGTGGCTCTGAATCTGCATGTTTTTTATGCCGCCGTTGAGTCCTGCTTCGAGGATATAGCCCGCACCGTGGACGGGGCGCTGCCTTCGGGAAAGAATTGGCACCAGGAACTGTTGCGCCAAATGGGAGCCGAGTTGAAGGGTGTCAGGCCTGCGGTCATTTCGCGGTCAACGCGGGATTGCCTGGACGAATATCGCGCCTTCCGCCACCTTGTTCGCAATGTCTACACGTTCAACCTCCGACCCGAACGTGTTGCCGCCTTGGCCGAGGACGTGCTGCCCTGTCATGGCCAAGTTAAAAAAGATATTGAGCGATTCACGGATTTTCTTCTTGCTTTGGTAGAGAATTCAGACTGA
- a CDS encoding nucleotidyltransferase domain-containing protein produces MARQRDERRARAWEVARAAGDLLQKRFHAQKVWVFGSLPQDGLFHDHSDVDVAVWGFRQKDILKAVAAVTSLDPDICVDLVVFEDASESLRRTIEVQGRPI; encoded by the coding sequence TTGGCCCGTCAGCGGGATGAGCGCAGAGCAAGGGCCTGGGAAGTTGCCCGTGCGGCGGGCGATTTGCTTCAAAAGCGTTTTCATGCCCAAAAGGTTTGGGTGTTTGGCTCTCTTCCTCAGGATGGCCTCTTTCATGATCATTCCGACGTGGACGTAGCCGTCTGGGGGTTTCGTCAGAAGGACATCCTCAAAGCGGTTGCGGCGGTTACCAGCCTGGACCCGGATATCTGCGTGGATCTCGTTGTCTTCGAGGATGCCTCGGAAAGTCTGCGTCGAACCATCGAGGTCCAAGGGAGGCCGATATGA